A stretch of DNA from Pan troglodytes isolate AG18354 chromosome 21, NHGRI_mPanTro3-v2.0_pri, whole genome shotgun sequence:
GGAGAAACCCCTAGGATTCTACATCCGGGATGGCTCCAGTGTCAGGGTAACACCACATGGCTTAGAAAAGGTTCCAGGGATCTTTATATCCAGGCTTGTCCCAGGAGGTCTGGCTCAAAGTACAGGACTATTAGCTGTTAATGATGAAGTTTTAGAAGTTAATGGCATAGAAGTTTCAGGGAAGAGCCTTGATCAAGTAACAGACATGATGATTGCAAATAGCCGTAACCTCATCATAACAGTGAGACCGGCAAACCAGAGGAATAATGTTGTGAGGAACAGTCGGACTTCTGGCAGTTCCGGTCAGTCTACTGATAACAGCCTTCTTGGCTACCCACAGCAGATTGAACCAAGCTTTGAGCCAGAGGATGAAGACAGCGAAGAAGATGACATTATCATTGAAGACAATGGAGTGCCACAGCAGATTCCAAAAGCTGTTCCTAATACTGAGAGCCTGGAGTCATTAACACAGATAGAGCTAAGCTTTGAGTCTGGACAGAATGGCTTTATTCCCTCTAATGAAGTGAGCTTAGCAGCCATAGCAAGCAGCTCAAACACGGAATTTGAAACACATGCTCCAGAtcaaaaactcttagaagaagatGGAACAATCATAACATTATGAAACCgtggtttgaatgttttcagAGTGAGGATGCCATGAGGACTTGTACATTTGGCTAGTTTAAAAGCATATATACCTCTGACCAGTGACGTGGAATAGGCATGAGACGAGTAACGTTGCAAGCTTACAATATTATTAAAGTAGTAGTTTGATAATTGTTAATATAAACTTTGGTGGATCAGAGGTAAATTTAagtccaaaacaaaggggcctTTGCTGATGAAGTTACGTGCTTTTGCTATTTTGTCTGTGGAGAATCAGATGTTAAAGCACATTCTTGGAACTATGTGAGAAGACTAGATCATTTCTGTTGGAAGTGGTTGCATATTTAACCTGCTGTGCagagcccagttaatttttcctttaactgtatttttaaaattctaatgtgAAGTCTGATTCTCTCTTGTGGTGCATTGGGGACCTCAGCTCTTAAAGGTCTCATGttcccaatattttattttgattttttttttttttttagtgactgggtctcactctgttgcccacactggaatgcagtggcatgatcacaggtctctgcagcctcaatcccctgggctcaagcagtcctcccacctcagcctcctgagtagctgggaccataggcacataccaccacatctgtctactttttgtattttttgtagagacagggtttcgccatgttgcccaagttggtcttgaactcctgggcttaagcagtcctgcctcggcttcc
This window harbors:
- the PARD6B gene encoding partitioning defective 6 homolog beta — encoded protein: MNRSHRHGAGSGCLGTMEVKSKFGAEFRRFSLERSKPGKFEEFYGLLQHVHKIPNVDVLVGYADIHGDLLPINNDDNYHKAVSTANPLLRIFIQKKEEADYSAFGTDTLIKKKNVLTNVLRPDNHRKKPHIVISMPQDFRPVSSIIDVDILPETHRRVRLYKYGTEKPLGFYIRDGSSVRVTPHGLEKVPGIFISRLVPGGLAQSTGLLAVNDEVLEVNGIEVSGKSLDQVTDMMIANSRNLIITVRPANQRNNVVRNSRTSGSSGQSTDNSLLGYPQQIEPSFEPEDEDSEEDDIIIEDNGVPQQIPKAVPNTESLESLTQIELSFESGQNGFIPSNEVSLAAIASSSNTEFETHAPDQKLLEEDGTIITL